Below is a window of Salvelinus fontinalis isolate EN_2023a chromosome 31, ASM2944872v1, whole genome shotgun sequence DNA.
TCCTAATGTGGCTGGACTCCAGCCTGACCTAGATGATGTAGCATCTTACTCAACTGAAGCTTTTGAGGGATATCCAGGGATCTGGATGTCATCCCTGAAGATAAAATATATTGCCTCAGGCCTCATGGACACTGTCTGTGATGACCTACTGGATGAGGATGGTTTCCTCAGACGGAGCGCTGGTGCAATATCCTCACAGGAAGACCTTGATCTTCAGAAGGTAATTACTTCAAAACCAGCATCCCCAGTCAATTGCATGCCCGTCAAAGGATGCCTGTCAATGTCCTACCTTGATGCTTTGAAGAATACTGAAGACATTGAAAATGCTACTCACCTCAGTAGAAGCATTGACTCTCTCTCCGTAATTGGTGTGCCTACTTCAACCTCAAAGGAAGTTTCATACGGCACAGAATTGAAACTGACACAGTTGCAAAAGGATGTCTCTGCATTATCCTCACTTTATGCCATGAGCAACTGTCGGAGCTCATTGGAGTTTCCCTCCAGTCGATCCGATATCCCTATTGACAAAGAGGCCCAAAGGATTTCCTCCACAGACGAAGAAGACAGTCTGTCCAAATCCCTCCTGACCTCTTCCAAATCAGTCTTCAATGTCTCTGGCCTCGTCCCTACTCCTCCAGAGGGAAAGCCAAAGGTGAGGCTGCCACGGCGCACAGTACTTCGCCTTAGGAAGGTTCCAGAGGAGCCCCCCAAAAAGATGCACATTTACACAGTTTGCAGGGATGCTTTTCATTTCCCAACTGAGACAATGCGATCGACCAGTCCATCATCATTCGAGGGAGAATTCTCAACTCCAGAGTCCCAGGTAATACTGTCTTTCTCATAGTCCTAATCTGAAAAGCTTTTTAACACTTAGCCCACTGTTGATATTTGAATAGCCTTGAttctaaatgtttttatttttgtagaGCTTTCGTAGAGCTTTGAGAACTCTGTTATGAAAAGCGCTgcacaaattaaatgtattttttattcattAAGAGCGGTGGACAGCTCAGACAAGGAGTCTATCTTTAATATAGACTCATCCAAAAGACTCGTCTCAGAGATAATGCTGTCTGTTCGGGAGGACGTTGTTGAGGCAAAGCAGAGCGAGATGGCCGCACATCTGGCTGAACTGTCGTCTGACAATGAGACGCTCAGCACTTTGGCTCAGAGTGGGACACCCCGCGCCGATTCATGAACTGCCTCCAACACCTCTCCTCACAGCGAGAGTGATAACTGAAGAGAATTCACATGTTTACTTGGACATACATTGCATTTGCTTACAATATTTTGAATCACATTGAGCTATTAAATGCATTTATTTTCTAAAAAAgacaaaagcattttttttttttacaatgtgtAGTTTTTCTTAGATGTAAGTGTTAAGTTAGGAATATTAAATAGAAAATTAGGAGAGAGTAATTATATATCTTTGCTCTGAATGGTGACATTGTTTAAACAGTCTCACAATTTGACCATAAAATATTAatacacaattttttttttacactgactTTTATGGTTCTAAAGGGAGGAGGACAAAGCTGCGTGAATTTAGGAGTCACAAGCGCCCCAGTAATCTTTATTAACTTTACATTCCTGCCATTTTTCCTGCTTGTAAGTAGTCTCTCTTAACAGCATTGTATGACCTATTGTTCTGTTGACACAGAAACGCTTCACTAATCAGTACAACTTCCTCTGTATTCCAGTTATTATACCTCAGATTGTTGAATTTATGCATCAAGAGTGTTGTGGTATTTTATTCACTGTTTATTCTGGCAAGATTTGATCATTATTGCTCGGATTGTCAGAATATTTTAATACTGAATAGCCTCATTAGAATAGAGCTGCAACTATTTGAGGGTAAATCCCAGAATCATTAGGACTACTTTGGGACATATTGAGTCAAGATTGGCCTAAATGCAATGGGTCAGGTTGTATTTTAAGATGGCTATTCACTTATTAGCACACGTGAGTCTGTAAtcaccaatgatttatatataggCTATACTAGATGACTAATAAGGCATTTTATtatattgtaaaaaatattttggaagcaaTAGAAATTCATTTATTAATGACTACATTTGTTTGTGACACATTTAtcatattacagacaccttaatgcatacttttaaattatattatgtgagctaaacatacaaaACCATTTTTTTCCTGAAGTATAATTTTTTAGAGATTACTGAAATCTATGTCCCCACTACagaatacttaaatacatgtcatttaattgaaatactgtagaattccattcattcctatggggGAATGCTTTTACCCGGGGAGTACCAATATAGCCGACCGGTGTTTTCAACGCCTCTCAATAGCCAATACATAGCAAAAaccaatccagggtttatatacatcactGGTAATTACCCAATTTTAATAAAAGCTAGTAACATTCTCAACACTCCAGCAGTTTCACTAGACTTCTTACAGTATCCTATAAGAAGTACATCTACTGTACACACCATAGTAGATATTTAGTGGTGactttagcatgtaaatcttggtgaggCAAActcctgtcatgacgttggcctgtgggtaaggtttatgacccccccccataaataactttctcccttccctctcttctctctctctctctgactctactgaaggactcttgaatagcctttgttaaacatagagagtctgggaacatcaaacaagtggggggaaggaaccatatttcggcaATAGAACCAGTtaaatatgatgtcagttcggttgtcatctgagacattatgactgatgacaggacgaaaaactgtatctgggaaagtctacacattctagttatcagattcacaaggaattgttgtgcaattaaaATATttgaatatgaaactatttgtgaaaagattaaatgtaattttagcttccaaattagAAAATTGGGTTTTTATAAGGTtagagctctgctcaatcagtggcccgcccctgtgaagagacatgggttataaactatgaaacacgcccttctctccctccactctataagcccttgacgaaaatgtaacctcctgttccgaGTACACGAGGCCTGCAGCCTCTGCGTTAaaaggtcgatgaagacggctgcacagtactgtcttttatcgatggtggttatgatatcgttcagtaccttgagcgtggctgaggtgcacccgtgaccggctcggaaaccggattgcacagcggagaaggtacggtgggattctaaatggtcagtgatatgtttattaacttggctttctaagactttagataggcagggcaggatggatataggtctgtaacagtttgggtctagggtgtcaccccatttgaagagggggatgaccgcagcagctttcctaTCTTTAGGGATCTTGGGCGatgtgaaagagaggttgaacaggctggtaataggggttgcaacaatggcggcggatagttttagaaagagagggtccagattgtctagcccagctgatttgtacgggtccaggttttgcagctctttcagaacatttgCTATctagatttgggtgaaggagaagctggggaggcttgggcgagtagctgcgcgGGGGGGAGCTgttggccagccgttgagaaatgctaatTGAAATTttgattattatggatttataagtggtgaccgtgttacctagcctccatgcagtgggcagctgggaggaggtcctcttgttctccatggaccttacagtgtcccaaaaccttttggagttagagctacaggatgcacatttctgcttgaaaaagctagtcttTACTTTCCTGAcagactgcgtgtattggttcctgacttccctgaacagttgcatatcgcggggactattcaatgctattgcaatccgccacaggatgtttttgtgctggtcaagggcagtcaggtctggagtgaaccaagggctatatctgttcttagttctgcattttttgaacggggcatgcttatctaagatggtgaggaaatgacttttaaagaatgaccaggcatcctcgactgacgggatgaggtcaatatccttccaggatacccgggccaggtcgattagaaaggcctgctcgcagaagtgttttagggagcgtttgacagtgatgaggggtttgACCGCGTacccatagcggatacaggcaatgaggcagtgatcgttgagatcctgattgaaaacagcggaggtgtatttggagggcaagttggtcaggataatgtctatgagggtgcccatgtttacggaattagggttgtacctggtgggttccttgatgatttgtgtgagattgagggcatctagcttagattgtaggactgccgaggtgttattaagcatatcccagtttaggtcacctagcagaacgaactctgaagctagatgggggcgatcaattcacaaatggtgtccagggcacagctgggcgCAGAGGGAGTTcaatagcaggcggcaacagtgagagacttatttctggagagatacatttttaaaattagaaggtCAAACTGTTTGgatatagacctggaaagtatgacagaactttgcaggctatgtctgcagtagattgcaactcctccccctttggcagttctatcttgacagaaaatgttgtagttgggtatggaaatctcagaatatttggtggccttcctaagccaggattcagacacggcaaggacatcagggttggcagagagTAAAAGCAACtttgggaggaggcttctgatgttaacatgcatgaaaccaaggctttttcgttCACAttagtcaacaaatgagggtgcctggggacccgcagggcctgggtttacctccacatcacccgaggaacagaggaggagtaggatgagggtatggttaaaggctatcaaaactggtcgcctagagcgttggggacaaagaataaaaggagcagatttctgggcgtggtagaatagattcagggcaaaacgtgcagacaggggtatggtggggtgcgggtacagtggaggtaagcccaggcactgagtgatgataagagaggttgtatctctggacatgcttgTTATAAAATGGTTGAggtctgtagctaagaaagtgtactgtagctaagaaagtaataataaaaaataaaaaagtaaaatcatactttttggagaaatgtcctctggtctgatgaaacagaaatagaactgtttggccataatgaccatcgttatgttcggagtaaaaagggggaggcttgcaagccgaagaacaccatcccaaccgtgaagcatgggggtggcagcgtcatgttatgggggtgctttgctgcaagagggactggtgcacttcacaaaatagatggcatcatgaggcaggaaaattatgtggatatattgaagcaacatctaaagacatcagtcaggaagttaaagcttggtcgcaaatgggtcttccaaatggacaatgaccccaagcatacttccaaagttatggcttaaggacaacaaagtcaaggtattggagtggccattacaaagccctgacctcaatcctatggaaaatctgtgggcagaactgaaaaggagtgtgcgagcaaggaggcatacaaacctgactcagttataccagctctgtcaggataaatgggcccaaaattcacccaacttattgtgggaagcttgtggaaggctacccgaaacgtttgaaccaagttaaacaatttaaaaggcaatacactcaattagtatttggtagcatgtaaacttctgacctgctgggaatgtgatgaaagaaataacatctgaaataaatcattctctctactatcattctgacatcacattcttaaaataaattggtgatcctaactgacctaattaAGGGAATTTTTgctacgattaaatgtcaggaattgtgaaaaactgagtttaacgtatttggctaaggtgtatgtaaacttccgacttcaactgtatgtaatgtGGTAGAGAACACAGTATCCGAATATTGCAGTCTTACTTAAGAGGGTCCTTGTGGTTATTGTCAATGCTGTCAGCTTCACTGTCTGGGTCTCCACTACAGGTCTGGTCAAGAGCGAGTGGTCCCTGCTCACCCTCACTCTGTAGATGAGGACAGCTGGACAGACAATCCTCATCAGCTCCCCTGGACTGTGACTTGGCTCAATGCAGTGGAGGAATGTACAGGAATGGGACCATGCACTTAATAGTAAATGCTCCAATTTACCTGGAATAGCAACTATTATAAAAAAGAACAGCTATCAGGACACCGGAGAGTAAAAAATGAGCTGTTAAATATGGtgcaacacattttgttgtgcatGGTCTCTGATAAATAAAATAGGAGGTTAAAATGTTGCCAATGCATATGTGTAGAAAGAAAAAAGATGGTGCAGAAACATTTCACACCTAGGATGAGGCTGGCTTCACTGCGGCCACTGTCCTGCTCATGGATCTCAGTGCAGTTGTATCCACTGAGCAGAGATAGGAAGGCCTCAGGAAAGGGACCAGATGAGGCCTTCCTCAACTGGGCCTGGAGAGCCATGGCATTCCACCTAAAGTGCTCCACGCAGAAGGTCACCCTGAACGTAGACATAAGAGTCACACGTCAGATAAGATCTAAGGTCACAGAGAATCACAGATGGCGCAGATATTCCCAATGTATTTATGGCAAACAAACTTAAAAAGGACTCTTCATTGATACACTTCAAGGGATTTCCCCAATTTAAGCCTACATACAACATGTAGTTGTTGTTTTGAGAGCTGGATAGAAGACATTTATATCCAAGTTGCTTCACTCACCATTCTTTATTTTCAACCTTAGGGGGCTGCATTCGGGAAGCGCTTGCCATTCTTGTTAGACACATAACTACACTGTCCGTAGGGGGCGTTCTTGTCCTCCAGGACGTGTTTGATGCAGAATTCCCACCAGGCGGGGCTGGGAGCAGGGCCGCTGGGTGAAGGAACAGGCCTTGGGCTCTTGGGTACGGGCAGTCTGGGACAAACGGCCCCAGCATGACGGCAACACGTGGATCCTTATCCTGTTCATTAGTGGTTCTGGAAGGGAAATACATACTTTAGGTGAGCAACAGGTGCTGAAGCAGCAACGATACAGTTAAGCGTCAATGTGGTTAGTCAGCTGAGACTAGGGCAAAATATGTGATGGCAAGCAGAGAATACAGGGGGCACTAGAGTGCATCTTGCTACtaccacagtacagtaaacatgGGACATGTAAAgttgatttgtgtgtgttgttcaCGGACCTGACCTTAGGCTTTTTTACGGCATTTTCACACAGTTTGACTATTTGAAGATTTTAAATAAATTTGAAAATTTGTAGCTACTTTAAGTTAATAACTTCAGTCAACACGTTAAGAGATAAAGCAGATTGCGTTCATTGCACCTGTCACATGACGAAGCTTatcgtagttccccagaacagttgagccagtcatgtGTGTTTGTAAACAGCACAACGGGAGAAAACGAGCTGGTGAGGCACAACCTGTGAGAGAGAATGTATTGGAGCTATGTCTTTTTCACAAAAGATATCAAGACCACTTCAAATGTTATCAAGAACTTTAAAGTCAAGTTGCATGAAATGTTATTGCTCCGTTTCTTGCCAGAACTTGTATCAAATAAAGCAATATCTaatcaaaaaaataataatcatatAACACCAACCTGCAAGCGGAGAAATCAATGTCAAACAGTTATGATGCAACTACCATCATGCATATTGACACAAGTACGTACTTTGGGTgtttaaaaataacaaaaaaggtAGAACACTGGATCTACACAATCAGTTTGTGGTCAGAGGATCCCACTGCAAATGTCATAGTGAGTTTGAAGTGGAGTGGTCAGACCATGGAGACTTACATCACTGCGGACGTCTGGTGAAGGGTCCTGAGGGTTGAGGCATGCATGGGTCACCTTGATAACATGCTCCAACTTGCGGGGCTGTTCCTCAACCTTTGCAGCCAGGAACAGTGTTGCTGGAGCTATGACCTTAGGATTTTAAAAAATGGTACATTTTGATCAAAACTGGTGTCTTGTTAGTGCTACGCATTATGCATTTCACATAAGATTTCATTAAAACTTTACAAGACACAATTGTGCAAGGGAGGCTGTCAGTGTGCAAAAGTACTTACATTTCTGTGGAACATGGTGAAGGAATGGATCATGTAGAATCGGTGCATATACACAATAGCAGTATTGTTAGCTGGGACCTGATACATAAGGGATAAGGATAACATAATATCTCAGTGAGATTTAACTCAAAAGTATTTTGagcatctttgggatgagatggaaaagGCTGTCCGCAGCATGAATGTACCTCCGTACAATCTGCAACAACTGCGTGATGCTATCGCACTAGCATGGACTAACATCCCTGTGAAATGTTTCCGACACCTTTTAGAAAGCCCTgatgaattcaggctgttctggaggcaaagggggggggTCTAAGgcagtactagataggtgtacctaataagcTGTCCAGGGAGGATAGAAGCTGCCCTATCCCTAGGCGCTCACCTTCTTGGAAACTGAAGAAACGTTCCCGCCAAATCGCTCTGCTCACTTTTTTAGCTGTTCAACGCTGACCGCCTACACAGAACACAGAGATAGATGTTTGATTAAATCTTCTGGTTCACATTATTTAAATGAGGGGAGGTCATTGTTTATCACATATTTGGATTACTCACAGTGGATTTATTCACAGTAACACCTTTGATAGAGAGAAACACTCATTAAAACCAGAGTGCAAATGCAGGAGAAAACATAATTACTTGTGATAATGAGGTTGTTCAACACTTGTTTATA
It encodes the following:
- the LOC129829557 gene encoding uncharacterized protein LOC129829557; translated protein: MLNNTSAVLQSKLDALNLTQIIKEPTRYNPNSVNMGTLIDIILTNLPSKYTSAVFNQDLNDHCLIACIRYGYAVKPLITVKRSLKHFCEQAFLIDLARVSWKDIDLIPSVEDAWSFFKSHFLTILDKHAPFKKCRTKNRYSPWFTPDLTALDQHKNILWRIAIALNSPRDMQLFREVRNQYTQSVRKVKTSFFKQKCASCSSNSKRFWDTVRSMENKRTSSQLPTAWRLGNTVTTYKSIIIKISISISQRLANSSPPRSYSPKPPQLLLHPNLDSKCSERAAKPGPVQISWARQSGPSLSKTIRRHCCNPYYQPVQPLFHIAQDP